The following is a genomic window from Haloarcula sp. DT43.
CCGACAGCGTATCGAGGTTCCCGAAACCGATTGTCGCCGCGATGCCGACCACGCCCAGCAGCGTCGTCACCACGCCGGCGTCGGTCGTCAGGGCGAAGAACGCGAGCGCCGTGCCGGCCGCCACCGTCGCCGTCACGTACCAGCGCCGCAAGGCGAAGTACCACGTCAGGAACACCGGTGCCGGCGCGAACGACAGCACCCACAGCCTGACCTCGGCTATCTGGAGCAGCGACCGCCCGGTCAGCAGGGCGGCGGTGTCGGCGAGCAGTTCCGTCACCGCCGGGTCCGTCGAGAGGTTCAGTATGTACGCGCCGAGGCCGCCGGCGAACAGCGCCGCGCCGACGCCGACCGCGAGCGTCGGCCTGAGCACGCGGGCCAGTAGCGTCGCGCCGACGAGCGAGAGCGCGGCCAGCGCCAAGAACAGGGTTGGGTCGCCGACCACGTCGCTGAGATAGAACATCGTCCGCAGCGGCGCGCCGATGGCCAGCGCCGCCGCGAACAGCGCCAGTAGCCGCGACCCGTTCCAGGCCCGGACCCGTTCCGCGACGGCGGCACTCATCCGCCTACCTCGCCCGCGAGGGGGTTGTCCCGGCTGGCGGTCACGTCGGCGAAGGGCCGGCGGCGGCCGTCGACCGACACCGTGACGCCCTCGTCGCCGGCCGTGACCACCACGTCGGCGGCGTCGGCTCGGTCGGTCCGGCCCGCGTCGGCCCGGGCCAGCAGCTCCAGCAGCCGCGTCCGGTGGGTGTCGCCGTACCCCTGCTCGACCGCGCCGTTCGGGACGGCGAGTTCGACCGCGAGCCCGCTCTCCAGCGCGGCCGTGGTGAGAGTCGCCGCCGCGGCGGCCATCTCGTCGGCGTGGCCGCGCTCGGCTTCCGCGACGACGAGGACGCTCCTGTCGCTCCGGCTGTCGGCGAACTCCTTGACGAGCAGGTCCTCACGCTTGGCGCTCGACTTCCAGTGGACGTCCCGCAGCGAGTCGCCGCTGACGTACTCCCGCAGCCGGTCGAAGGCCTGCCGGTCCTCGCTCTCCGGCGTGAACGTCCGCGCGAACGCGTCGGTCCCGCCAAGCCGGTAGACCGAGGGGTACACGAGCACGTCGGTCGTGCTGATGATGGTGTACCGCTCCGCGACCAGCCCCAGCGCGTCCGTCAGCGTCACGTCGACGGGGCCGGCCCGCTGCTCGCCACGGCTCGTGTAGGTGGCCCGGTAGGTCACCGTCGCCGGCAGGGACTTCCTGACCGTCGTCTCACCGTCTATGCCATCGGAGAGCCGGTCGGTGACCGTCGCGATGCCGCTACCGTCGACGCGGAACTCCACGGCCCTGCTCTCGCCGGGGAAGCCACGGCGGAGCCGGCCCCGCTCGACGGTCGGCGCGCCGCCCCAGCGGACCTGGACGGCGGCGGCGACCACGCCGACGAGCAGCGGGCCCGCGACGGCGGCGAGCCCGGGCTGGCCGAACCTCGCACTGACAAGGAGGGCGGCGATGGCGACGGCGAGGGCGGCGAACCCGCGTCGTGTCGGTCTCATTCGACGGAAACGGCGTCGAGTGCCTCCGCGACGAGCGCCCCGGCGTCCTGGTCGCTGCTCTCGGTGCGGATGCGGTGCGGGAGCACGACCGGCGCTTCCGTCTGGACGTCGTCGGGGACGACGTAACTGCGCCCTTCGAGCACGGCCCGGGCCTGTGCCGCCCGCAGCAGCGAGATGCTGCCCCGCGGGCTGACGCCCAGTTGCGCGTTCTCCCGCGTGTACCGCGCCAGCCGGGTCGCGTACGACCGGATGGGCTCCTTGACGGTCACGTCGGCGACCGTCTCCCGGGCGGCCGAGAGCGCTTCGAGGGTGGCGACCGAGGTGAGGTCCTCGATGGGGTGTTGCCCCACCACGTCGCCGAGCATCGCCGTCTCGGCCGCCTCGTCCGGGTAGCCCAGGTGCAGTTTCGTCATGAACCGGTCGAGTTCGGCCATCGGCAGGTCGTAGGCCCGGTTCTGCTCGACCGTGTTCTGCGTGGCGATGACGGTAAACGGCCGCGGGACGGGGTGGGTGGTCCCGTCGACCGACACCTGTTTCTCCTCCATCGCCTCAAGCAGCGCCGACTGGGTCTTCGGCGGCGCGCGGTTTATCTCGTCGCCGAGGACGACGTTGGCGAAGATGGGGCCGGGCCGGAACTCGAACTCCTGGGTCTTCTGGTTGAAGACGTTGACGCCGGTCACGTCGGTCGGGAGGAGGTCCGGCGTGAACTGGACGCGCTTGAACTCGCCGTCGAAGGAGGCTGCGACGGAGCGGGCGAGCATCGTCTTGCCGACGCCGGGCACGTCTTCCAGCAGGACGTGGCCGCGACCCAGCAAGGCGATGACGATGTGCTCGATGGCGTCGTGTTGCCCGACGATGACCTGTTCGACGTTCTCTATCACCTGGTTGGCGACGCGTGTGGCGTCGCGGCGGGGACTGTCCGACTGTTGACCGCGTGATGTGTCAGTGTCTGTCATAATCGCGCTCTCGTGGGACGACGCCTTGGCACGGGGACCGGCGAAGGTAGTGTCCCCTGTCGACCAGTAAGCGTCTCGTGTGGGTGCCACATGCTACGGGTCGTTCAGTGTGCCCGCGTCTACGGCGTGAGTGCATGTAACTCTGTGGATGCGTGAGAACGCCACACACCCGCTTAGCGGTCGATAGCGGGGTTCACCAGGACTTACAGGCGCCACAGACGAGGACGCCGCCCTGCGTCCACCGCCGCTCGACGACCTCGCCACAGTCGGCACAGGCCGCCCCTTCGGGCGACCACGCGTACGTCGTCACGGCCGGGTCGACCGCATCGGACGAGCCCTCCGCGTCGGCGTCCTCGCGGTCGGCCGTTCCGGCGCTTCCTTCGGCCGTCCCGCCGTCCTCCTCGCTCGCCGTCTCGCCGGTGGCCGCGGCTCCGTCGTCCTCGCTGTCCGGCGTCGAATCGCCGTGACCCTCGTCGCCGCTATCGGTGTCCGCGTCGAGGAAGTC
Proteins encoded in this region:
- a CDS encoding DUF58 domain-containing protein — protein: MRPTRRGFAALAVAIAALLVSARFGQPGLAAVAGPLLVGVVAAAVQVRWGGAPTVERGRLRRGFPGESRAVEFRVDGSGIATVTDRLSDGIDGETTVRKSLPATVTYRATYTSRGEQRAGPVDVTLTDALGLVAERYTIISTTDVLVYPSVYRLGGTDAFARTFTPESEDRQAFDRLREYVSGDSLRDVHWKSSAKREDLLVKEFADSRSDRSVLVVAEAERGHADEMAAAAATLTTAALESGLAVELAVPNGAVEQGYGDTHRTRLLELLARADAGRTDRADAADVVVTAGDEGVTVSVDGRRRPFADVTASRDNPLAGEVGG
- a CDS encoding DUF7573 domain-containing protein, with the translated sequence MAEDASLEDFLDADTDSGDEGHGDSTPDSEDDGAAATGETASEEDGGTAEGSAGTADREDADAEGSSDAVDPAVTTYAWSPEGAACADCGEVVERRWTQGGVLVCGACKSW
- a CDS encoding AAA family ATPase codes for the protein MTDTDTSRGQQSDSPRRDATRVANQVIENVEQVIVGQHDAIEHIVIALLGRGHVLLEDVPGVGKTMLARSVAASFDGEFKRVQFTPDLLPTDVTGVNVFNQKTQEFEFRPGPIFANVVLGDEINRAPPKTQSALLEAMEEKQVSVDGTTHPVPRPFTVIATQNTVEQNRAYDLPMAELDRFMTKLHLGYPDEAAETAMLGDVVGQHPIEDLTSVATLEALSAARETVADVTVKEPIRSYATRLARYTRENAQLGVSPRGSISLLRAAQARAVLEGRSYVVPDDVQTEAPVVLPHRIRTESSDQDAGALVAEALDAVSVE